A single genomic interval of Ustilaginoidea virens chromosome 6, complete sequence harbors:
- a CDS encoding chitin synthase I, protein MPSYGRLPEHDPNMASGFHDPRYPPRSPSPLDHPMQQYNHNPYGPSLEQLAPGPPRFNSPSDHIDIHTAHSVENLSSPGGLGRSHQPYSGDAQVYPGRLHDEYHHQTYEADYYEQQNHDTHAYDVDDRRPILQPPAPPPPPQQQQQQQGYEEPYQDAPSPQTPVGGIKRWKTVKKVLLYRGNLVLDCPVPPVLLQQNSHGERDEFTHMRYTAATCDPSDFYNENFTLRQKLFSKPRHTELFIVVTMYNEDDILFARTMIGVFKNIEYMCNRPNSKTWGKEAWKKIVVCVVSDGRAKINPRTKAILSGLGVYQEGIAKQQVNGKDVTAHIYEYTTQTHLQLKNDVVSLVHRRQPVQMLFCLKEKNQKKINSHRWFFQAFGRVLDPNICVLIDAGTRPGGNSIYHLWKAFDLEPMCGGACGEIKAMLGTGGKNLINPLVATQNFEYKMSNILDKPLESAFGFISVLPGAFSAYRYIALQNDKNGKGPLEKYFLGETLHGGSDAGLFESNMYLAEDRILCFELVTKRNCHWILQYVKSATGETDVPDTVTELVLQRRRWLNGSFFAAIYAIAHFHDFFRSDHSFLRKLAFFVEFVFNTVNMIFAWFAIGNFFLVFKILTTSLGNEDLLGKTGDILGVVFTWLYGIFLVTCFVLSMGNRPAGSGKLYSAMVWFWAGIMIYLMFAAIFIAVKAIIHDVHSGQPFTVSDLFKNPVFYTLIISVMSTFGIWLIASIIMFDPWHMVTSFVQYMLLTPTFTNVLNVYAFCNTHDVSWGTKGDDKVEKLPSVNTKDGQGKTDLPDEGDLNAQYQREVALFSTKFKAVKAAPSAAQLQEKQMDYYRGVRTGVVLIWMITNFALAAVVLSTGGLERITPGSGDPAQQRQERSNVYMAIVLWSVAVLSGFKFLGAVWFLVVRMFRGV, encoded by the exons ACGACCCAAACATGGCTTCAGGGTTTCATGACCCTCGATACCCGCCAAGAAGTCCGTCTCCGCTGGATCATCCCATGCAACAGTATAATCATAACCCCTATGGTCCCAGCCTGGAGCAGCTTGCGCCTGGACCTCCCAGGTTCAACAGTCCGAGCGACCATATCGATATTCACACTGCA CACTCGGTAGAAAATTTATCGTCCCCCGGAGGGCTTGGCAGAAGCCACCAACCCTACAGTGGCGATGCTCAAGTGTACCCAGGCAGGCTTCACGATGAATATCACCACCAAACTTACGAAGCAGACTATTACGAGCAGCAGAATCACGACACCCATGCCTACGATGTGGACGATCGTCGGCCAATATTGCAACCGCCAGCACCACCTCCGCCAccgcaacagcaacaacaacaacagggCTACGAAGAGCCCTACCAAGATGCACCCTCACCACAGACCCCCGTGGGGGGTATTAAGCGATGGAAGACGGTCAAGAAGGTGCTACTGTACCGTGGTAACCTCGTCTTGGATTGTCCCGTTCCCCCAGTTCTATTGCAACAGAATTCCCATGGCGAGCGCGACGAATTCACCCACATGCGGTATACGGCTGCAACGTGCGATCCGTCCGATTTCTACAACGAAAACTTCACCTTGCGGCAGAAGCTCTTCAGCAAACCCCGCCATACCGAGCTGTTCATCGTTGTCACCATGTACAACGAAGACGACATTTTGTTCGCTCGGACCATGATTGGCGTGTTCAAGAACATTGAGTACATGTGCAATCGCCCCAACAGCAAGACTTGGGGCAAGGAGGCTTGGAAGAAGATTGTGGTGTGCGTTGTGAGCGACGGCCGTGCCAAGATCAACCCGCGGACCAAGGCGATCCTGTCGGGGCTGGGCGTTTACCAGGAGGGCATCGCAAAGCAGCAGGTCAACGGCAAGGACGTTACCGCGCACATTTACGAGTACACAACGCAGACGCATCTGCAGCTCAAGAATGACGTCGTCTCCCTCGTTCACCGACGACAGCCCGTGCAGATGCTATTCTGCCTCAAGGAGAAGAATCAGAAAAAGATCAACTCGCATCGCTGGTTCTTCCAGGCTTTTGGTCGAGTCTTGGACCCCAACATTTGCGTCCTCATCGACGCTGGCACTCGGCCCGGCGGCAACTCCATCTATCATTTGTGGAAGGCTTTCGACCTCGAGCCCATGTGCGGCGGCGCCTGCGGTGAAATCAAGGCCATGCTGGGGACCGGAGGCAAGAACCTGATCAACCCCCTGGTCGCGACCCAAAACTTTGAGTACAAGATGAGCAACATCCTCGACAAGCCGCTCGAGTCGGCCTTTGGCTTCATTTCTGTGCTGCCCGGCGCCTTCTCCGCCTACCGGTACATTGCCCTGCAGAACGACAAGAACGGGAAGGGCCCGCTTGAAAAGTACTTTCTCGGCGAGACGCTGCACGGGGGCAGCGACGCCGGCCTCTTCGAGTCCAACATGTACCTCGCCGAGGATCGGATCCTGTGTTTCGAGCTCGTCACGAAGCGCAACTGCCACTGGATTCTCCAGTACGTCAAGTCGGCCACGGGCGAAACCGACGTGCCGGACACGGTGACGGAGCTGGTGCTGCAGCGGCGTCGGTGGCTGAACGGATCATTCTTCGCCGCCATCTACGCAATTGCTCATTTCCACGACTTTTTCCGCTCGGACCACTCGTTTTTGCGGAAGCTGGCTTTCTTTGTCGAGTTTGTCTTCAACACGGTCAACATGATTTTCGCTTGGTTCGCCATTGGCAACTTTTTCTTGGTTTTCAAGATACTGACGACCAGTCTGGGCAATGAGGACCTCCTGGGCAAGACGGGCGATATTCTCGGCGTGGTGTTTACCTGGCTCTACGGCATATTCTTGGTGACTTGTTTCGTGCTTTCCATGGGCAACCGCCCAGCGGGCTCGGGAAAGCTATACAGCGCAATGGTGTGGTTCTGGGCAGGAATAATGAT ATATCTCATGTTTGCCGCCATTTTCATCGCAGTTAAAGCCATCATCCACGATGTCCACAGCGGCCAGCCTTTTACCGTGTCGGATCTCTTCAAAAACCCAGTCTTTTACACCCTCATCATCTCCGTCATGTCGACGTTTGGAATCTGGCTGATTGCGTCCATCATCATGTTCGACCCCTGGCACATGGTGACGTCGTTTGTGCAGTACATGCTCCTCACGCCGACGTTTACCAACGTGCTCAACGTGTACGCCTTTTGCAACACGCACGACGTCTCGTGGGGCACAAAGGGCGACGACAAGGTGGAGAAGCTGCCGTCGGTCAACACCAAGGACGGCCAGGGCAAGACGGACCTGCCCGACGAGGGCGACCTGAACGCGCAGTACCAGCGCGAGGTGGCGCTGTTCAGCACCAAGTTCAAGGCGGTCAAGGCGGCTCCGTCGGCGGCGCAGCTGCAGGAGAAGCAGATGGACTACTACCGCGGCGTGCGGACGGGCGTGGTGCTGATCTGGATGATTACCAACTTTGCGCTGGCCGCGGTGGTTCTCAGCACGGGGGGCTTGGAGAGGATAACGCCGGGAAGCGGCGACCCGGCGCAGCAGCGGCAAGAGCGCTCCAACGTGTACATGGCGATTGTGCTGTGGAGCGTGGCGGTGCTCAGCGGCTTCAAGTTTCTCGGGGCCGTGTGGTTTCTCGTGGTGCGAATGTTTCGCGGCGTCTGA